Genomic window (Phragmites australis chromosome 5, lpPhrAust1.1, whole genome shotgun sequence):
TTGGGTATTTATGTTGCTTTTATTATTATGTACAGGAAAGCAGCAAAACCAATCACCCGCAATTGCTATATGAGGCCAAGCTGTACAATGTTCTTCAAGGAGGGAGTATGTGTCTGAGCTACAAACAAATTTCATTGCATTGATTGTTATACCattttatatgtgttgtaattCTTGCTATTTGTGAATCCATGTAGCTGGTGTTGCAAACATTAAATGGTGCGGCATTGACGGCGATGAAAATATTCTTGTTATCGATTTGCTTGGACCAAGCCTTGAGGATCTATTTGCTTATTGTGGCCGGAGATTCTCAGTGAAGACGGTCTTGATGTTAGCGGATCAGATGGTAATAAGACTTGTTCAACCTCCTTAGGTTCTATTTGTTAATGGTGATGAAGTTGCGAAAGATGACAACCTCTTTTGTTTAATTCTGGGTGGTGCTtgctcataatttttttttgctccaTTTATAGTCCACACGCAACACTGCATCTGAAAGTTTAAGGCTAGGTAGTGTCTGTTTCTAAATGGTTTTTTAAGCTACCCTTGTAATGCTCATTGTACCTGTATTGGGATTCTTGAGACACAACAAACATTTAATTCTCTGGCagtttttcttttgtgattaACATCTATGTTGTATGCTCTGCTTCTTTTGGCATTCTTTTTGAGCGAACCCTTTTTTGATGTTTGTCTTATCTATTCAAAGTCTTAACAACAATCATGAAATGAGCTAGAATAACTCTTTTGTGCTGCACCATTTTATGATCTGATTTCTGGACTTGTTATCCATTTAGGTTATGTGATCTTCTTTTGTTGTGAAATTTGTGTTTATGCCATTGGGAATTCTCTGCTTTGCCTGCATGCCATCCTTAATTTGCTATATGTGTGCATGCCACTGAAACTTGTGTGTGGGCCACTGACCGCCTCCCAATGGCTTGTGTGTGTGTGCCACTGCCCAGTGGAATACACACAAATTCAAGTGGTGTACACACAAATAGCGAGTTTGGGCTGGCACGAGAGTAAATAGCGAACTCCTAATGGCATACACACAAATTGCCCTTTGATTTTCTGTTCCTTTAATAAACCAACCTTAATATTATGTCTTTTGTATTCCCATGTCATGGCTAGAGCTTATTTTCATTTACTATCGCAGATTACAAGAATAGAATTTATGCATTCTAAAGGGTATTTGCACAGAGACATCAAGCCTGATAACTTTCTTATGGGCCTTGGTCGAAAAGCTAACCAGGTTTGTACTTAGGTTGCCATTTACACTTACATTGCACCGTGAATGTTTGTCATGATTGGTTTGTGATTTAACCTCAGGTTTACGTCATTGACTTTGGGCTCGCAAAGAGATACCATGACTCAACCACCAACCGCCATATACCTTATAGGTGAGCCAATGATTGTGAAACACGTGTTTCTCCCTTTACTATCAGAATTTTTCTTTGTGCATATTCTTCTAACAATTGTGGTATTACATGTTATCCCGGTATTGTCAACATACTTGCCTTTTTTTAcagagaaaataaaaacttgACCGGCACAGCTCGCTATGCTAGTCGCTACACTCATCTTGGGATTGGTGAGTAGTATGACAAGTCAATTTGGTATTTGATTATTGGTGTCATTATCTTGAATGCTTGTATTgtacacatgtatatttataataatataatggTACCAGTTTCGTGTATTACTGTACAGAATTATGGGCATTTTTGTTAGCTCTTTCCTTTGGCATCACTTACTACTCACTATCACTAAACTTACTGTTCTTACCAGAGCAAAGCCGTAGAGATGATTTGGAATCCATCGGATACGTTCTTCTGTATTTCCTCAGGGGAAGGTAGGATTTTGTGCATTAGTGATCTCTCTACAATGTATTTATTCTTATCATTGTGACATTGACCCAGAATAATAAAAGATGCTTCCAAGTGCTGTTTGTTCACTGGTCATTACTGAAAACCATGTGTTGCTGCAATTATTCAGCTATAAAGTAAACATCCATTGAAgatcaaatattttatttactcatttggagtaaattttaaaaaaaactacaggTTTTTGATACATGTATCCAAAAAACTACACATTTAAGCAAGTGTATAAAAAACCACACAATTAGCATAACCTTTTATCAAAAAACTACACATTTAAGCCAGTGtataaaaaaactacacatCTAGCTTCACTTGTCATTAAAAACCTACACATTTAGATTTTTGGTTCACCCGCTTAAATGTGTAGCTTTTTGATACATAACCCAAAAAATctgtagtttttttatataatggGCGTCGCTAAATGTGTATGTTTTTTATACGCCCGCTtaaatgtgtattttttttataataggTGCCACTAAATGTGTAGATGTTTGGTACACTCGCTTAAATATGTATGTTTCCGATACATATGCCAAAGAACCTGTagtcttttatttatttatttatattgttATGCCTGATTTCTAAATAAGTAGCAATGTTGACTTACATCAATCTGTCCCTCTGAATACGACTGATCAACATGCCGGCTATTTTTTATCTTGATTTTGAAGTATCCTTGCTTTTGTATGATACATTTTATTGATCTTCGTGTAACTAACCATATGTTTTGTCCAGTCTTCCTTGGCAGGGTTTGAAAGCAGCCACAAAGAAACagaaatatgataaaataagCGAGAAGAAGCTTTCAACACCCATTGAGGTTGTTTGAGCCAATATGTTTTACATTGATGAATCTTTACTCCTTTTATATCAGTGACGGGAAGAGTACTcattggggtttttttttgtagGCTTTGTGTAAATGCCATCCTGTGGAATTTGTTTCCTACTTCCACTATTGCCATTCTCTGACATTTGATCAGCGGCCCGATTATAGTTTCTTGAGACGTCTCTTTCGAGATTTGTTTGACCGTGAAGGTATTGCATCTGAACACTGGTGTACAATCTCCCATCATGTCTTTTATGATAAATAGCTTGATAACTTGTTCATTATTTGGTTCACTTCAGGTTATCAGTTTGATTATGTCTATGACTGGACTTTGTTGAAATGTAAGCAATCCCAGAAGGCTAAGGCTCAACAAGGATGTTCCGTGAGTACTGCTTGTTTCCAGATTGATAACTTGCTTAATATTTCATTTCCCTTTCAAATTTGCTGTAGAACTGTCAGAAGAAATACCCTTTAAGACAGATTTGATGCAATTGATGAAATGAACATAATTTTCCTCAATGTTTTTTATATTTGTGAACTATGTTTTACACCTTTCCTGATTTCTCTCTCACCAATGGCAGCAAGATACAGGTGTAGGTAGCCAGCCAGTTACAAAGAATTTGGAGAAGCACCAAGGTAGCAGATCACACAAATTACTTTCTTTGTAGATCAAAATAGTTGTTGCTTTTTTACCATTTCCTCTATGCTGTACATTGTGCTTGCCAGATTTAAATGTTATGTAAAATTCTTCCCGTTTATGTTGTTGGACATTTTTGTCATGATTTACTTTTTTGTTGTAACCTTTATAGGATGGCAATTACAGTTGCATGTCCATAACATGATACCTTTTTCAGTTAGTGTTTCACGCCCAATTGAAGCTTCGGGTCCACTTGAAGTGGAGCAACGCCGGGTAATCAGAATGCAATTCAAATCTAGTGCTGAGAACAGCCGTTCAAATAATCCTCATCCTGAGAGATTGGTAAGCCAAGTTAGCATAATGAGTGATCACCTTTCTGCTTATTGATGATGCTGAATGGTCtaaatatatttgttttttgCTCCTACAAATTTTACATGCTAATGGAATTTCAGAGTCATCCTGGTCTTCTCCACTGCCCTCCATTTTCTATTACCTATTAGGACAAACATAAAATTTTCATTAATGTTCCGAGTTACTTTTGTTGGTAATAGTGCCCCCCTTTTTTCCTTGCAGAGAGTGGCTGCTAGCCCTGATAATGCATTGCTGCAATCCACATCACGTGCCAATGCTCCAAGGAACAATGTAACAGTCTCAAAAACACAGGGGTCCATTGATCCCCACACTCGTGGAAGTTGCAGTCCAGGGCCCTCTAACTGCATTTAGCCTTTGGATCAGTTAGTTCCTAAATCCATGGTGGTCCGTTCAGTAAATGATTGGTGAGATTACCTTCGATGTTACTATGTCTTGCATCTTCTGTATATTTATGGATGGTTGTATTGGTGCTTTCCCCGCTGACCATGCGACATATTTGGTTTTCCAGCTGAATACTCTCCCCATATAATGGGTTAAGTACTTAAGGTACTAAGGTTGCATCCTGATAGTTCGTTGATGCTTGCAGACTAGATTATAGTAATTGTTACAGTGATCTGGTGGTGCACAGAGCAGGGATCAGAGAGATCAAATAAGATATGAAACCAAAAGCAACCCTGCGATTGAACTAAGCCAGGAGATAAAATCTTATAtccaaaatcaaatgaagaaatGAAGTGCAAACCCtagcaacaaaaataaataagttaAGATGTCAAATCTTGAGTCCGCTGGATACAACCAtatgaaacttaaaggaattagAATGGAAGTGTAGATTGACCTATGGTGCAAGCAAAAGATTGCATAAGCACGAAGAGAAGATTGTGGTGACAATGCTTGTCACCTTTAGGAAGTATCCACTGTTAACGCTCCTCCCTCTGCTATGTGAACCTGGCAACGTGCTTTTACTGTGGTTGTGAATCTCTTCCTTTGGCATGGCAAAACAACTTTTATGGTAGAGAAATTTTATGGTGGTCCAAAATTAAAATGAGCTATCTATTTTTATAGTCCAACGGTCCAGATTAGTCAGTATACTACTCATTTCTCACCGgtagtataggtagtatatgtgagtagtatgatagtattagggttattttGGGGAGAAAAATACGTGGCATGAAAGTAATTAACTGCAGTTAtgtctctaaatagagtaatatttcattGCCGTTTTAACATTACAATCTGCATTTGgcatgagagttcatttgctacccatcgGCTAGGGTTAACGATCCGACGTTTGCGGCGTCGGTCTTTTTATTAGCAAAAGCATGGTggataattttaacaaaattgccACAATTACTAAAATATTCAATTACGTGGATCGTTggattagatttatactacctcttacctctaggtagtatggaccaccgtaaaagagCTCTTATGGTAATGTTGATTATCCAACACTAGTGCAAGGAAACTCCAGCCCAAATTACGAAGTGGTGTTTGGTGCAGAGTTGGAGTATCGCAGATGAGCTGAGTTGGGGAGCTTTTAAAGCTCGGGAAGCTATAGATGCCTGCTGCAGCCTATCCGAACAAAACAAGAATTGAATGATGGAGAGGTTAATGGTGTTTGGCCAGGCTTCAGTTGTAGAGTGGCTAATAAGCTGCACCTCAGTTTAGCCATATAGGCGCTAAGCACCTTAGGCTGTTCGGTCCACGCAGACCTTAGGCACGTATCACAATTTGGTTCGGCTGCACTTTTGCGTATTTGACCTATCTGGTTGGTGGTAATGTCTAAAGTTAAGTGTATTAGTACACAAAAATGCACATAATAGTATCACTTTCTCGTGGTTATAGCGGCTTGTTGGTGAGCCCATGTACAACTAGGTCTGAAACACTAATTAATACCAGATCCACTCAAGGACCTATTATGGCTATAATAGCTGGTAGTTTTACATTAAGGAGTTGTGGTGCACCCAAGTTTCAACATTGCAAGCTTGGCTACCATTAAACGGCTGCCTATTTGGGACTGCTATGATATGGAACAAGTGGTTATGGAGAATATTTTCCATATCTAGTCAAGGTTTCCTTTTATGTTCTAAAGATGTTTCCAATTAGATAAGAATAGTTAACAATGAAATTATGAAGCTCGAATCAGTAATCTTTTGAAAAGCCAGCTCACCCCAAACGGAAACATAGAAGCTAGTAACAGCTCATAATTTTATTGCTTTATGTAAAAAGGTCTACCTCCTGGCTTGCAAGTTACTATCAATCATAACTTGCCTAAAACAAAGCTTTTTAAATATAGGCCATATTATGCGATATTTAGATATTGGTCACTAAATGGGACCGATATGGTATATCTTCTTTTTGATATATTGGACTGGCACATATCGGCCAAATGGCATGCAAACTGCCTGATATGGCTGATATTTCACATGATATATTGGTCTGAGATGTTCCTGACAATGAAAATTATACATTTATTAGATGATAAgataaaatcatgaaactaatgtATAATCTTCGTTTGAGGGTTTGATGGCATCATATTTATAATATGAATTCACATGATCACTTGAAATTAAAGACATTTTGCAAATCCAATACGTGAAGATATTGCCTTGATATCTGATGTGCAGTGCTCCGTAACTCAAACGATATGTTCTGATATCTGCTCTTTAGATGCTTGCCTGAACACATCGGGGTAGCATTCAATATTGGAACTTGAAAGATCTCCTATTTGGGAATTCAAGCGttgttttggtttggagcccgATTCCAACGTTTAGGTTACAAAATTTGGTAGCTTGACCAGATTTGGCCGCCATTTGTTATCATTTCCAAAAATTTTGTGACATTCCCTTTTGTTGTCACTCAATTTCATTTTCTTCGCAAAACTTGGCTACTTCATTGGAAACAATTTGCTGACCCTGCCTTTCTTTGCCGAATGTTTGGCATTACCAAAATTGTCCTATAATTACTGATAGTGTAACAGTAAGGTTTCAGCATGGCAAAAACTTGGCTAGCATTAAATGACCGCCTATTTTGAACTGCTATGCTGTGGAGCACGTGGTTGGGGAGATATTTGCCATATCTAAACAAAGTTTCCTGTTATGATTCTAAGGAGGTTTCCAATTAGTTAAGAAAAGCTTTATACAGCGCTGATTAGTATCACAGAATAGCTTCTGAAAGCCACCTCACCCGAAATGTAAACTTAGAAGTTGTAAAGTAAGTTTTACGCTACTTGTAGCTTATGAGTTACTATTAATTACATTAATGCCTAAAACACTATGGGGCAGCACTCAATATTGGAAGATATCTTATTAGGGTAGTAAGGCACTGTTTGGTTTGAAGCGCATCAAAGTCTAGGTTACCAAAAGTTGGTAACTTGTACAGATTTAACCTCCATTTGTTTTCATATCCGAATATTTGGTACGATTCCCTTTTTGTTGTCAGTCAAGTTCATTTTCTCGATAAAACTATGCTAATTCGTGAAATACATTTCACTGACCCTACCAACCCTTGCCAAGTGTTTAGCGTTACGAAAATTTGGCTACAATTGGTAATCGTTGATAGTGCTACAATAAGGTTCAGCATGGCAATACTTGTCTAGCATTCAGCAGCCGCCTTTTTTGAACTGCTATTTTCATGGCACATGATTTAGGAAGACAACGAACTAGAGAGCAAATGAAAATAGAATTTTACCAATTTTTTTGTACCTTTGGCATCCATGGTCTTCAAACCAAAGAAGCCCCGATTAAGTAATGCCATTTTCTTTTGGCAAACTTTAAGGGGCAATACTGTTTATGAACCAGATGCATCCATTTTTTGTGGCACTTTATTGGCATGGTTCAATGACTTGGTCTGCAATGTGCAGGCCTTTGAACATAATGTCTTAAAACACATGGCTATTTGAACCTtttagttttgtttcttggtaaattttgtttgaaaaagtGATACATGGCTATTTTCCCATTTCAAAACTGCTTTTTTGCTCCTCTATTAGTGTTCTTTTTAAAACCATACTTGGTCTTTATGATTGTTATTTCACATTTCAATGCCTAAGTCTGGTGATGACGCAAGGGTCACTTGTGTCCATGTTTTTCCTGAATTTCTAAGCCTGTATATCTGCTATTGTAGGTTACCGGATATGGTTTCCGTTTGACGGGAGAATCCTGGACAAAACTCGAATGCTTTTATTTCTCGGTGCATGAAGCCATTGCTGAAGGTAGATGTCGGATTTTTAAGATGACGTCTGTATTGCTTGAGGTGATTACTACCAACCAGAAATATTGGTTGGTGCTGTTATGAATTCAGCATCAGTTACCTGTTGTGGTCGATAATTATTCTTTTCCATTTGTGGATAATATGGAAACTTGCTTAGGAACATCAGCATTCTATTTTGTGTTCTACTCGAATGGATGCATTGTAACCTCATCTGTCTGGGCTCGTTGATTCAGGGTTCTTTTCCAAATAATAATGATGATGTATTCCTTGCTTAAAGAGAACTTGGGGATTCAGAATAGCTTTCATTTTAATTAGGGGTCAGCAGCAGTGGGACAATGTGCGCTTTACCCGGCATCCTGCTTAGGACATACAACCTGTTTAACTTGTAAGTCAATTGGTGGTGCTATTTATTGGACTCTGTTACGAGTAATTGGGATTGGATTTCTTATCGTAATATTTTTCTCACCATATTTCACTTTGATGTTGTCAATTTACATGCAGAAAGTGACATTCGACTTGGATCGGCTGCAGCTTTTAATGTGTTTGATGTTGAATCACACCAAGCAAGGATGACGAAGAGATACCTGGGAAGTGTATGATTTGGTTAGCGTGAATGAATTAATGATTATTTTGATTGCTTCCACCAATTTGCCTATCTCCCAACAAATACTTAAGATTCTTGTGAAAATTGGTCGACCGCATTCATCCCCATTATTATTTTCAACTTTCAAGAGCCACGTGCTGCAGCTCAAGGCCTCAAGATATAGGTTATCGCAAATTCAATCTGCAAGTGTTGAGTGGAGGTAAAACATAACATATGCCATTTGGTACTGTTGGGACTGACATGGTTTAGTTTGTGTTGCTGGATGATGTGTGTAATGGATATCTCATGGCATAATTTGTGTATAATTGATGATTCATTCTCGGATGTTTCATTTTGTTATGTTTTTAGTCAGCTCTAAATGAAAAGCTGGTTTGGCAGTTGATTTT
Coding sequences:
- the LOC133918791 gene encoding casein kinase 1-like protein 4 — encoded protein: MDRIVGSKYKLGRKIGSGSFGEIYLATHVDTYEIVAVKIESSKTNHPQLLYEAKLYNVLQGGTGVANIKWCGIDGDENILVIDLLGPSLEDLFAYCGRRFSVKTVLMLADQMITRIEFMHSKGYLHRDIKPDNFLMGLGRKANQVYVIDFGLAKRYHDSTTNRHIPYRENKNLTGTARYASRYTHLGIEQSRRDDLESIGYVLLYFLRGSLPWQGLKAATKKQKYDKISEKKLSTPIEALCKCHPVEFVSYFHYCHSLTFDQRPDYSFLRRLFRDLFDREGYQFDYVYDWTLLKCKQSQKAKAQQGCSQDTGVGSQPVTKNLEKHQVSVSRPIEASGPLEVEQRRVIRMQFKSSAENSRSNNPHPERLRVAASPDNALLQSTSRANAPRNNVTVSKTQGSIDPHTRGSCSPGPSNCI